In the genome of Misgurnus anguillicaudatus chromosome 11, ASM2758022v2, whole genome shotgun sequence, one region contains:
- the LOC129416719 gene encoding hydroxycarboxylic acid receptor 2, producing MTSNNTTHHIKLDSSILPPVLIVEFLLGLPGNAMALWVFGKKMKSWRVNVMFLFNLVLSDVLLILGLPFRIDSYLRDETWIFGDAWCRINLFMLAVNRSASIAFMTAVAFDRYFKVVHPHHVINHMNLKQATLIACFIWGVVIGLRTPLLANNLLSNTSHCRSFSESPSLGIRLHYAVFIFEFFVPLILLVFCSVRIACILHSRRMDKGKRGQKAIRTVLIIVGVFIFCFSPSVATVFIGLYLKSLGKDVSNPENLMSQWFQISLAFTYLNSALDPVIYCFSSSIFRNALKRTINRTGFLQLQLSRRDSMQSGND from the coding sequence ATGACATCCAACAACACTACACATCACATCAAACTGGATTCATCTATTCTTCCTCCTGTGCTAATTGTTGAGTTTCTACTTGGTCTACCTGGCAATGCCATGGCATTATGggtttttggcaaaaaaatgaAGTCTTGGAGGGTCAACGTCATGTTCCTCTTCAACCTTGTTCTGTCTGACGTCCTGCTCATCTTAGGACTACCCTTCCGCATTGACAGCTACTTACGTGATGAGACATGGATATTCGGCGATGCCTGGTGTCGGATAAATCTGTTCATGCTGGCCGTCAACCGCTCAGCCAGCATTGCCTTCATGACTGCAGTGGCTTTCGACCGCTATTTTAAAGTGGTCCATCCGCATCACGTTATCAATCACATGAACTTAAAGCAAGCAACCTTGATTGCATGCTTCATCTGGGGGGTTGTAATAGGCCTGAGGACCCCTTTACTGGCCAACAACCTCCTAAGCAACACCTCCCATTGCAGAAGTTTCTCTGAGAGTCCTTCACTAGGTATCCGCCTACATTATGCTGTGTTTATCTTTGAGTTTTTCGTGCCTCTAATACTTCTGGTCTTTTGCTCTGTGCGCATCGCCTGCATCTTGCATTCTCGACGGATGGACAAAGGCAAGAGGGGACAAAAGGCTATTCGGACAGTCCTGATTATTGTTGGGGTTTTCATCTTTTGTTTCTCCCCCAGTGTTGCCACAGTGTTCATTGGCTtatatttaaaatcacttgGAAAAGATGTTAGCAATCCAGAAAATCTAATGTCTCAATGGTTTCAAATCTCCTTAGCATTCACCTATCTGAACAGCGCTCTGGATCCAGTCATCTATTGCTTCTCCAGTTCAATATTTCGCAATGCTTTGAAAAGAACTATAAACCGGACTGGCTTCTTACAGTTACAGCTCAGCAGACGGGACAGCATGCAAAGTGGAAATGACTGA